GCGGGACAACGGGCGGATCGAGAAGGTCGTTGCAGGCGACTGCATGCACCTCTGAGGGCGGGCGATGTACGGCAGCGAAGAGCGCTCCCGCATTATCGCAGAGTCTGCCGGCTTTGTCGCCCTGATAGCCGCGGGTTCGTGGGTCTCCATTCCCTTCGTCCCTGTGCCCCTCACCCTCCAGACCTTCTTCGTCCTCCTCTCCGGAGCGGTGATGAAGAGATGGGCGGTGGTGCCCGCGGCCCTGTACCTTCTCCTCGGCCTTCTCGGCCTGCCGATCTTCCACAATGGCACGGCTGGCATCGGCGTCCTGATGGGGCCGACCGGGGGTTTCATCGTCGGCTTCATCGCCGCGGCCCTCGTCGCGGGCCTGGCGTACGAGAGAGACGCCGAGATTGTCAGGATCGCCGGCCTTGCCGCCGCCTCGATTGCGATCTACCTCTTCGGGGTCTCCTGGCTTGCATATTCGACCGGCATGGGACTTGTGGCCGCAACTCTCGTCGGGATGGTGCCCTTCCTCCCCGGCGACGCTGTCAAGACGGCGGCCGCGTATATCGTCGCACGAAGACTGGCATGATCGAGATCGACGGCCTCGTCCACGGCATCCTCACCATCCCCTCCCTCCGGGTCGACGAGGGGCACACCGCCCTCATCGGCCCGAACGGGAGCGGCAAATCAACTTTTCTCTCTCTTCTTTCCGGCATCGCCGTCCCTCTCTACGGCCGGATCGGCATCGACGGCCGCCCGCCGCGGCTGGTCGACGTCGGGTGGGTCTCTGAGTTTCCCGACCAGAGCATCCTCTTCACCCGCGTTGATGACGAGATCGCGAGTCCCTCCCGTTTCGCCGGCCTCCCCTGCAAGGAGGTGGAGACGCGGGTGGAGGCGGCCGCACGCCTGGTCGGCATCGAAGACCTCCTCCCCCGCACGGTCAGGGAACTCTCCGGGGGCGAACGGGCCCTGGTGGCCCTCGCGACTGCCCTCTCGACAGATCCGGAGGTGCTCGTCCTCGACGAGTTCGACTCCCATCTCGACGGCGAGACGGCGGAGGTCGTCGAGGAGGCGCTGGCCAGGTGCCGGTGCCGGTACTCTGTCCGTTGCACGCAGGACATGGCCGCCGCCGCACGGGCCGACACCGTGCTGTACCTGGAAAAAGGGCGGGTCGGCGAGATAGGCACGCCCGCCGACGTCTTCGCCGCCCGCGAAGAGACCTGCTTCTACCCCCCCCTCTGGAGGACCGCCCATGGACGTCAGGCTTGAGGGCGTCATCTTTAACCGCGGCGCCTTCACCCTCTCCTGCTCGGGCGTCTTCGGCGAGGGCGTCCATCTCATCAGCGGCAGGGTGGGGAGCGGGAAGACGACCTTCGCCCTCCTCCTCGCGGGTCTTGTGACGCCATCGGCGGGGACGATCATCAGGGATGGCATCGCCTCCCTCACTCTCTCCTTCCAGAATCCCGAATACCATGTCACCGAGGCGACGGTCGAGGACGAGGTCCTCTCCTACGGCGCCGACCCGGTAGAGGTCACGGCCCTCTGCGGCCTCGAAGACCGCCGGGGGGACGACCCCTTCGCCCTCTCCCGCGGCGAACTCAAGCGCCTCCACCTCGCCTGCGTCCTCGCCGGGAAGCACGACCTCCTTGTCCTGGACGAACCCTTCAGTTCTCTCGACTGCGTCCAGAAAGGGCGCCTGTGCAGGGAACTGGAGGAGAGGGACGGCGGCGTCACCGTCATCTTCACCCACGAGAAACAGGTGCTGCCGCGGGCAGACTATCTCTGGGAGGTCGAGGAGGGAGAGGTCGTCTGTCTCGGCAGGGTGCCGGACGCCATCCCGGCATGGCGGCACGCACCGCCGTACCTCAGGTACGCCATCGACGCCGGCGTGGTGCCGGAGAACATCAGGTTCAGGGACACGGTGGAGGCGCTATGCAGGACACACGACTGAGACTCTTCTGCATCTTCGCCCTCTCCATCGCGGCCTTCCACTCGGTGCACGGCGCGGCCCTCGTCTTTCTCTGGTGGGTGGTATTCAGCAGGAGGCGCGCCTCCCTCCCGCCGCGGACCGCAGGGGCCGTCGTCCTCCTCACCCTCGGCATCACCGCGGCCGCGACCGAGGTCACCGCAGGTGGCGGCCTCGCCTACTTTTTCCGCCTGGCCGCGGTCTTTCTCATCGCGTTCTGGGCGTACCGCGAACGCGTCCCTGGCGAACTCCTCGGCGCCGGTGCCTCCCTCTTCGGGAAAAAGTGGGGCTTCGACATCGGCCTCGCCGGAGAGATGGGAATGGAGGCACTCGCTTCCCTGGAGGGTGACATCACACGGATGAGAATGGCACTGCGACTGAAAGGGAAGGGCCGCGGCATCAGGGCCGTCGTCCCCCTCGGCCTCGGCCTCCTCCACGCACAGATGCAGAGGTCAACAGACCGCGCCTCCCTCCTCGCCGTGCGCGGCTACACCGGTGGGGGGTCAGTCTGCCCTGTTTTTACCCGGACGAGAGCAGACAAATGCGCCGCTGCTCTTGCCGGAATTATCGTAATTCTCTCGTATGTACCTCTTAGTGATGTATTTATATGATCAGATTGAAAAATTGAGAGGCTTGAGGATATTTAAGAGCCCCGAGGTATTCAGATGAGTGCTGCCAGTTCTAAAAGGGTATATATCACCGATACGACGCTCAGGGATGCCCATCAGTCGCTCATCGCCACCCGCATGAGAACGGAGGACATGATCCCTCTGGCTCGGAAGATGGATGATGTGGGCTTTTTCTCCCTGGAGGCCTGGGGGGGTGCGACCTTCGACAGCTGCATCCGCTTTCTCAACGACGATCCCTGGGACCGTCTGAGAGACCTGAAGGCCGAACTTACGAAGACGCCGATCCAGATGCTGCTGCGGGGGCAGAACCTGGTGGGCTACCGCCACTACCCCGACGATGTCGTGGAGCGTTTTGTCGATGCCGCATATAAGAATGGTGTCGATATCTTCCGCGTCTTCGACGCCTTAAATGATATCAGGAATATGGAGAAGGCCTTCACCAGCGTGAAGGCGGCAGGCGCACACCTGCAGGGGACAATTTCCTACACGACAAGTCCGGTGCACACCACGGCCACCTTCATCGACATGGCCGAGGAGATGGCGGCGCGTGACTGCGACTCCATCTGCATCAAGGACATGGCCGGGCTGATCATGCCCGAGGCCGCCCGGGAACTCATCGCGGGGATCAAGGAGAGGGTCGATATCCCGGTCTGCCTCCACTCCCACTCGACGAGCGGGATCGCGTCGATGAGTTACCAGGCGGCGATCGAGGCGGGCGTCGACATCCTTGACACGGCGATGTCGCCCTTCGCCCTCGGCACCTCGCAGCCCCCGACGGAGAGCGTGGTCGCCTCCCTCAGGGGCACGGCGCGGGACACCGGCATCGACCTGCACGCCCTTCGTGGAGTGCGGGACCTCTGTGTCGGCCTCAGGGAGAAGTACGGCGGCCTCCTCGACCCGATCTCCGAGCGGGTGGACAGCGACGTCCTCATCTACCAGTTGCCCGGCGGCATGATCTCGAACCTGGTCTCCCAGTTGAAGGAGCAGGACGCCCTCAACCGCATGGAGGAGGTACTCGCCGAACTGCCGAAGGTGCGGGCAGACCTCGGCTATCCTCCCCTCGTCACCCCGACCAGCCAGATCGTGGGGACGCAGGCTGTCCTGAACGTCCTGATGGGCAAGGAAAGATACTCCAATGTCACGAAGGAGGTCAAGGACTATGTCCGCGGCCTGTACGGCCGGTCGCCGGCGCCGATCTCCCCCGAGATCAGGACTCTGATCATCGGCGACGAGGACGTGATCACAGGCCGGCCCGCCGACCTCCTGGAACCCGCCTACGAGAAGATGCGGGAGCAGGCGGTGAAGGAGGGGCTCGTGCGGAAGGAGGAGGACGTCCTCACCTACATCATGTACCCGGCAATCGCCCCGTCCTTCCTGAAGGGCGAGAGAAAGCCCGAGGCGATCCCGCAGAAGGCGACGGCTGCAGCAAGCGCCGCCGACATCCCGGGCTTCATGGAGGTCGAGGTCGACGGCGAGATCTTCTCCGTGCGGATCCTCTCTGTCGAGGGGAGTGCGGTCGAGTCGGCCGCACCCTCTGCCGGTAAGGAGATCCCGCGGGGCGAGATCGCCGGCGGCATCAAGTCCAATATGCAGGGCATGGTCCTTGAGATGCGGGTCTCCGCAGGCGCCGAGGTGCGGAAGGGCGACGTCCTCCTGGTCCTCGAAGCGATGAAGATGGAGAACCCGATCTACGCCCCTGCCGACGGCAAGGTCACCGAGATCTTCGTGGATGCAGGAGACGTCGTCCAGAACGGGGACGTCCTGATGGTGGTCGAATAAACTCCCCTCTGTGTGGTCACATGAGATATTTTGAGAAGGTGCTCATCGCAAACAGGGGCGAGATCGCCATCAGGGTGATGCGGGCCTGCCGCGAACTCGGGATCGAGACGGTCGCGATCTACTCGGCCCCCGACAAAAACGCCCTCCATGTGAAGTACGCGGACGAGGCCTTCTTTGTCGGCGAGGCCCCGCCGCAGAAGAGTTACCTGAACATGGAGAGGATCGCCGAGATCGCGAAGATGTCGGGAGCGGAGGCGGTCCACCCTGGCTACGGGTTCCTGGCAGAGAACGCGAAGTTTGCAAAACTCGTCGAGGACGAGGGTCTCACCTACATCGGCCCGTCCTGGAAGACCATCGAGATGATGGGCTCGAAGATCGAGAGCAAGCAGACGATGCAGGCGGCGGGCGTGCCCGTCCTGCCCGGCACGCCGGGCGGGATCACGAGTCTCGACGAGGCGGCGAAGGTCGCGGAGGAGATCGGCTATCCGGTGATTGTGAAGGCGAGCGCGGGCGGCGGCGGTATCGGGATGCATGTCGTCAATTCGCCTGACGAGCTGGAAGAGGCGATCGCGGGGAGCATGCGGATCGCGGGGTCGGCCTTCGGCGACCCGACGGTCTTTATCGAGAAGTATCTCACGAAGCCCCGCCACATCGAGTTCCAGGTGCTCGCGGACAGGTACGGGAAGACTCTCCACCTGTACGACCGTGAGTGCTCGATCCAGCGCCGTCACCAGAAACTGGTGGAGGAGGCGCCCTGCCCGATCATGACGGACGAGCTGCGGGAGAGGATGGCGGCCTCGGCGGTGACTGTCGCAAAGACGTCCCATTACAAGAACGCGGGCACGGTGGAGTTCCTGTACTCGGACGGGGACTACTACTTCATGGAGATGAACACCCGTCTCCAGGTGGAGCACACGATCACCGAGATGATCACCGGGATCGACATCGTGAAGCAGCAGATCGCGGTCGCTGCGGGGCAGGACCTCTCCTTCGACCAGGAGGATGTCTCGATCCGGGGGCACGCGATCGAGTGCCGGATCAATGCCGAAGATCCCCTGAACAACTTCCAGGCCGACCCGGGCAAGATCGTCCGGTACCGCTCGCCAGGCGGCCCGGGGATCAGGGTGGACTCGGGGATCCACATGGGCTACACGATCCCGCCGAACTACGACTCAATGATCTCGAAGCTCTGCGCCCACGGCCAGACGAGGATGGAGGCGATCGAGAGGATGCGCAGGGCGATCTACGAGTACGTGATCCTGGGGGTGAAGACGACCCTGCCCCTCCACCACGCGATCATGCACAACCGGGAGTTCGCGCTCGGCAACACGCACACCCACTTCCTCCAGGAGGAGCATATCGCCCAGAGTCTTCGGCGGTACCTGCGCGAGGAGGAAACCCGCATGCAGACCCTCGCGGACTCTCTGCGGCAGGGGAAGGAGACGGCGGCGATCTCCGCCGCGGTCAACGTCTACATCAACCAGATGAGGCGGAGATAACCCTGCCCCACAATAACCTTTATTAACCAATCCATCATTGTTATACTGCACTTAGGTGCAAACACTCGTGCTGCGGTGGCCTAGTTGGTTAGGGCGCCAGACTCATAGGGTTTTGAGCAAAAACGAAGCGCCCAGATCTGAGATATCTGGAGGTCGGGGGTTCGGATCCCCCTCGCAGCACTCTTTTGGGATGTTTGAGTTCCAATTTTGAATTGCGACTTTTAAAAGGCTCCATTTGATACCTTGACGCACGCCCTTGACCAGAGCAGGCATGACGGCGATGTCCGGGACTCTGCCATGTACTGCGGTGACCTCGTCCTCATGAACCTCAGGACCGGCGACAATGCGGCGGCATATATGTACGCCTCAGATCTTGTCCTGTATCTCAAAGGGGACATTCAGGCCTCTGCCCGCGACCTCGCCGACCAGATCAGGGTCAGGGTCGAGAACCAGATCCCCGCGGTCCCGGAGGAGATCCTGAAAAAAGCGGAGTTCATCGTCCACAGGATACACTATGGGGAGAACGACACTTTTTGAGAATACGTTTTGGGATATGATCCCAACAGATCTGCACATGTTTTCATACCACAGATGCAATAAAAAACGAGATTGCAGGCCCCTACAAATCCCCCACGCCGAGCAAACACCTTCTGAGGGAGGTGGTCAGTCCGAGGACCGAACGGGGATTAACTATTTTGTGTCATCATGATCCGATGGGTGGGGATTTCATGAGATTCACCAAATCTGATATCCCCTTCTCGTACGATCAATTTTATGGATTTATCATTACTTATTTCATAAACAGGGTTCAATAAGGATGTATTTTTGCTGGGAGAGAATTGTTTGACAGGGAGATCGGACATCAGGACATTATGGGGTCGTGAAGAAATGAGGAGTCTTGGAGGGGCTAAGGTCTCTACAGACCAGATTTTTTTAATCTGTCTATCTCAGGCTGAAAGACTTCAAAGAATATGATCATGTTGTTTACAGCCCAAAATCGCAATTCTTCTGACATCTCACCTGTTTTTTTCTCTATTGATATCTTCGCCCATTTTCTGCCCCATTCTTTAGTTATAATGACATTTTCCCCTGTTCTCTCTTCAAGCGTCTTTTGTAACGATGCCAGACGGACCAATTGTTTTTGATTTAATAATTTGTCACTATTTTCAAAATGCAATTCAACACTGAATGCATTCCGAGGTCTTCCCCGGAATATCCATTCATAATGGACATTACTCAAACCCGAAGAGATAGTATAATAATTTCTTGGAAGGGGTTTTGGATAGGTGTCTGGAATTCGATCTCCTAGTTTTGAGACTAGATCAGCGTAAAACTCCAGATATTCCTGTTTTGAAAGACTTTGCGAACCCTCTGAAAGTTCTTTCTTTTCGACCTGTATCAGGTATTCTTTTGCATCGGGAATGGGTATGATGATCGATGACTCTACCGTCAATGCTGTTTCATCATTGATATAGGGGGTTATTTTTACACAGGTAATATCAATGCCAAATTTACGGAGCCAGAAGACAGAGGCCGTCACCTCGGGTCGATATTCCATTGCAAGTAAAATGATTCTTGGTCTATCGTTGATCTCCTCGAATTCAGTATTCTGTATAAAATCAATTAATTTCGATTTTACATGCTCCCTTTCTGCCTGTTCTCCTCTCCTTCTGAGATAATCTACATGAAGATCGATTACTTGATCGAGATTTAATGTCGAACAGTACGCAGCATATTTAATTGCTTGTAATTCAGCTGTTCTTCCGGTATTGTCCCTTTTGAGTTCTATAACAACAAGGTTGCCATCCTGATCCAGGGCGAGGAGATCCAGCCGCTCAGATGTCTTATCAAATTTGTCAAATTCGGTTGTTAAAATGAGTAATTCCTCGCCTAATATCTCGGGATATGTTTCTACCCATTTTTCAATGTTTTTTCTTTCTAATATGTTGTGATCTTTAAAGGTGGTTTTTTGAGGGATTTTTATTCTTTCATCCTGGAGGTTGTACGTAAAAATCATCGAAACTCTCTGTAGACCTTCGAACTATAAAAGAGAGAGGATTTCGCAGGGATCCTTCTGCCATATGGATCTTTTGAGAACTCGCGTGTGCAATGAGTCCGCTTCAAAACCCAACACTTATCCTCCCCCCCGGTTCACCCACATCTGATCCAGATGCACCCCCACAACCGTACACCAACCAAAGGAGCTCCAATATGCCTTCATCTGGCTTGAACCCCCGCCAGGTAGAGGCAGTGACCCTTTCAGGCCGTCAACTCGTCCTTGCAGGCCCGGGCTCAGGAAAGACCCGGGTGATCACCGAGAAGATCCTCCACCTCATCGAGAGCGGGCAGGCCGTCCCTGAAGAGATCCTCGCCCTCACCTTCTCGGACAGGGCGGCCCGGGAGATGCAGGAGCGCATCGACCGGGCCGGCGACCTTGCCGCCGGCTGCACTGTCCAGACCTTCCACTCATTCTGCCATACCCTTCTTCGCGACCATACCCTTGAGAGCGGGCTGAACCTCACAAACGGCCTCATCAGCCGCACGAACCAGATCGTGTGGGGACAACGGCACATCGACGAATTCGGTTTTGAGTATATCGAGGTCGGCAACAATGCTGCCGGTGTGATCGAGTCGATCATGGATGGGATCAGCAGTTTCAGGGACGAACTGATCGCCCCCGACGACCTTGAGCGATATATTGCCGACCGGCTCACGGCTGCACCTGATCCTGAGGCTGAGGTGGAGGTCCGCCGGCTCGCCGACCTCCTCTCGGTCTACCGGGCGTACGAACGCTACAAGCGGGATGAGCGGCGGATCGACTTCGACGATATGATCCATGAAGCGGTCAACCTGCTGGAGCGCCGGCCCCTGGTGCGGGAGCGGCTGGTGCGGCAGTACCCCTACATCCTGGTGGACGAGTTCCAGGACACCAACTACGCCCAGCTCGCCCTGGTCAAGGCCATCGGAAACGGCCACCTATGTGTCGTCGGCGACGACGATCAGTCGATATACCGGTTCAGGGGTGCCTACTTCGGGAATGTGAATGACTTCGCCGCCACCTACCCTGACCATTCCCTTACGGTTCTGAACGAGAACTACCGCAACTCGGCCACCATCCTTGCTCTCGCCCGTGAGTTCATCGAACAGGCGCACGGCCGCACCCAGAAGGATCTCCGCACCGACAACCCCGGTGGCGAACCGGTCGTGGTCGCCGAGTGCGAGAACGAGGCGGCCGAAGCGGTGTATGTGGCCGATGAGATCCGGGCCCTCCTGCAGACCGAATTCACCCCCAGAAAGGAAGGGGAACCGCGACGGTTCCGCTATGGTGACATCGCCATCCTCTGCCGCCAGCGGGCCCAGGGGAAGAAATTCTATCGGCAGCTCGTCAACGACGGCATCCCCTGCGAATTTGTGGGCGAGGAGGACTATCTCCGCTTCCCGGCGGTGCGGGATCTCATCGCCGTGCTGCAGGCGGCAGACGATCCCCTGAACGCCGGGATCCCGATCAACCGTCTGCTGCGCCGGGCCGGGGTCTCAGAGGTGACGGTCCAGGGGATCAACCGGGCGGCCAGGCGGCACGCCGACGCCGGGGAGGACACCGACGGCGTCTACGCGGCCCTCCTCCAGCACAACGGCGATGCGGCGGTGCAGGAGGTCGTCTGCAGGATCGGCCGCGCCATCGAGCAGAAGACGCAACTCCCCTTCCCTGATTATATCTACACCCTGATGATGGAGAGCGGCGGGCTGTACGCCGCTGTTCTCCGGGAGGGCAACGAGCGGGAGCGGCGGGTGCTGGACTGGCTCTACCGTCTTGCCACCGAATACACCGCCCTCACCCCTGACCCTTCAATCGCCGACTTCCTCCTCTACCTCGACCAGGTGCAGGAGATCGCCGTGGATACGGAGGGGGAGGCCGGCGGCGATGCCGTGCAGATCATGACGATCCACCAGAGCAAGGGCAAGGAGTTCCCGGTTGTCTTCCTGGTCGATCTCTCGGAAGGTCGGTTCCCGGTCCGTTACCGCTCTAAAGTCTTTACGGTGCCTCTTGACCTGGCTAAAAGCCTCCTCCCCGAGGAGGACGAGCGGGAACTCTTCAAGCAGGAGGA
This window of the Methanofollis ethanolicus genome carries:
- a CDS encoding biotin transporter BioY; amino-acid sequence: MYGSEERSRIIAESAGFVALIAAGSWVSIPFVPVPLTLQTFFVLLSGAVMKRWAVVPAALYLLLGLLGLPIFHNGTAGIGVLMGPTGGFIVGFIAAALVAGLAYERDAEIVRIAGLAAASIAIYLFGVSWLAYSTGMGLVAATLVGMVPFLPGDAVKTAAAYIVARRLA
- a CDS encoding energy-coupling factor ABC transporter ATP-binding protein, which translates into the protein MIEIDGLVHGILTIPSLRVDEGHTALIGPNGSGKSTFLSLLSGIAVPLYGRIGIDGRPPRLVDVGWVSEFPDQSILFTRVDDEIASPSRFAGLPCKEVETRVEAAARLVGIEDLLPRTVRELSGGERALVALATALSTDPEVLVLDEFDSHLDGETAEVVEEALARCRCRYSVRCTQDMAAAARADTVLYLEKGRVGEIGTPADVFAAREETCFYPPLWRTAHGRQA
- a CDS encoding ATP-binding cassette domain-containing protein; amino-acid sequence: MDVRLEGVIFNRGAFTLSCSGVFGEGVHLISGRVGSGKTTFALLLAGLVTPSAGTIIRDGIASLTLSFQNPEYHVTEATVEDEVLSYGADPVEVTALCGLEDRRGDDPFALSRGELKRLHLACVLAGKHDLLVLDEPFSSLDCVQKGRLCRELEERDGGVTVIFTHEKQVLPRADYLWEVEEGEVVCLGRVPDAIPAWRHAPPYLRYAIDAGVVPENIRFRDTVEALCRTHD
- the oadA gene encoding sodium-extruding oxaloacetate decarboxylase subunit alpha yields the protein MSAASSKRVYITDTTLRDAHQSLIATRMRTEDMIPLARKMDDVGFFSLEAWGGATFDSCIRFLNDDPWDRLRDLKAELTKTPIQMLLRGQNLVGYRHYPDDVVERFVDAAYKNGVDIFRVFDALNDIRNMEKAFTSVKAAGAHLQGTISYTTSPVHTTATFIDMAEEMAARDCDSICIKDMAGLIMPEAARELIAGIKERVDIPVCLHSHSTSGIASMSYQAAIEAGVDILDTAMSPFALGTSQPPTESVVASLRGTARDTGIDLHALRGVRDLCVGLREKYGGLLDPISERVDSDVLIYQLPGGMISNLVSQLKEQDALNRMEEVLAELPKVRADLGYPPLVTPTSQIVGTQAVLNVLMGKERYSNVTKEVKDYVRGLYGRSPAPISPEIRTLIIGDEDVITGRPADLLEPAYEKMREQAVKEGLVRKEEDVLTYIMYPAIAPSFLKGERKPEAIPQKATAAASAADIPGFMEVEVDGEIFSVRILSVEGSAVESAAPSAGKEIPRGEIAGGIKSNMQGMVLEMRVSAGAEVRKGDVLLVLEAMKMENPIYAPADGKVTEIFVDAGDVVQNGDVLMVVE
- a CDS encoding acetyl-CoA carboxylase biotin carboxylase subunit, coding for MRYFEKVLIANRGEIAIRVMRACRELGIETVAIYSAPDKNALHVKYADEAFFVGEAPPQKSYLNMERIAEIAKMSGAEAVHPGYGFLAENAKFAKLVEDEGLTYIGPSWKTIEMMGSKIESKQTMQAAGVPVLPGTPGGITSLDEAAKVAEEIGYPVIVKASAGGGGIGMHVVNSPDELEEAIAGSMRIAGSAFGDPTVFIEKYLTKPRHIEFQVLADRYGKTLHLYDRECSIQRRHQKLVEEAPCPIMTDELRERMAASAVTVAKTSHYKNAGTVEFLYSDGDYYFMEMNTRLQVEHTITEMITGIDIVKQQIAVAAGQDLSFDQEDVSIRGHAIECRINAEDPLNNFQADPGKIVRYRSPGGPGIRVDSGIHMGYTIPPNYDSMISKLCAHGQTRMEAIERMRRAIYEYVILGVKTTLPLHHAIMHNREFALGNTHTHFLQEEHIAQSLRRYLREEETRMQTLADSLRQGKETAAISAAVNVYINQMRRR
- a CDS encoding DUF4268 domain-containing protein codes for the protein MIFTYNLQDERIKIPQKTTFKDHNILERKNIEKWVETYPEILGEELLILTTEFDKFDKTSERLDLLALDQDGNLVVIELKRDNTGRTAELQAIKYAAYCSTLNLDQVIDLHVDYLRRRGEQAEREHVKSKLIDFIQNTEFEEINDRPRIILLAMEYRPEVTASVFWLRKFGIDITCVKITPYINDETALTVESSIIIPIPDAKEYLIQVEKKELSEGSQSLSKQEYLEFYADLVSKLGDRIPDTYPKPLPRNYYTISSGLSNVHYEWIFRGRPRNAFSVELHFENSDKLLNQKQLVRLASLQKTLEERTGENVIITKEWGRKWAKISIEKKTGEMSEELRFWAVNNMIIFFEVFQPEIDRLKKSGL
- a CDS encoding ATP-dependent helicase, with the protein product MPSSGLNPRQVEAVTLSGRQLVLAGPGSGKTRVITEKILHLIESGQAVPEEILALTFSDRAAREMQERIDRAGDLAAGCTVQTFHSFCHTLLRDHTLESGLNLTNGLISRTNQIVWGQRHIDEFGFEYIEVGNNAAGVIESIMDGISSFRDELIAPDDLERYIADRLTAAPDPEAEVEVRRLADLLSVYRAYERYKRDERRIDFDDMIHEAVNLLERRPLVRERLVRQYPYILVDEFQDTNYAQLALVKAIGNGHLCVVGDDDQSIYRFRGAYFGNVNDFAATYPDHSLTVLNENYRNSATILALAREFIEQAHGRTQKDLRTDNPGGEPVVVAECENEAAEAVYVADEIRALLQTEFTPRKEGEPRRFRYGDIAILCRQRAQGKKFYRQLVNDGIPCEFVGEEDYLRFPAVRDLIAVLQAADDPLNAGIPINRLLRRAGVSEVTVQGINRAARRHADAGEDTDGVYAALLQHNGDAAVQEVVCRIGRAIEQKTQLPFPDYIYTLMMESGGLYAAVLREGNERERRVLDWLYRLATEYTALTPDPSIADFLLYLDQVQEIAVDTEGEAGGDAVQIMTIHQSKGKEFPVVFLVDLSEGRFPVRYRSKVFTVPLDLAKSLLPEEDERELFKQEERRLCYVAMTRAEERLYLTRAVMYDGRKTAAKPSPFLDDLHYTEHPLIRVVQVPAPETVADGVLLSDLEQARQRLQGEAIRAVAEMRLFTALQRLMDLERCRLLAAGEDPAFFDRDAFLSVAAPPFDLEVRAGVRSEPGLTDDIRLSASALSTYEDCPLRFKFGTVLRVPTRPKTYFSLGTAVHAVCEGMARRKMEGERVSLDNALSALDAAWSSVGYPSRKKEEEDRTKAREMVATYVAWEEANRNTVVDVERWFEFCIDGVRFVGSIDRVERTPEGRYVVVDYKTGSSNGFTKKGLPENIQLNLYCLAVWEIFGELPERATFFFVKERKELHYSPTEETVAAFRERLSGYILRIRAGEFPVRSGYGCTHCDYRMLCEGMEGDQT